A genome region from Engraulis encrasicolus isolate BLACKSEA-1 chromosome 6, IST_EnEncr_1.0, whole genome shotgun sequence includes the following:
- the wwc3 gene encoding protein WWC3 isoform X1, producing the protein MPWVSSNKRRESSELPLPAGWEEARDYDGRVFYIDHNTRQTSWIDPRDRITKPLTFADCVGDELPLGWEVVLDQQVGVYYIDHINKTTQIENPRTQWRGEQERMLKEYLVVAQEALSAKKEMYLVKQQRLELAQQEMMLLHQLAQDDTRSLTSSHSGSSSNAKYDPDQIKAEVACRRERLSRLKQELAQVKQELHYKEMGVETLQEIDRKMSSSQTSYKLDEAQAIFNELRTIKKAISSGEKERQDLIQSLAKLTANFHSSLSIGDSINEVANNNTTLGDSCHLQQYCDTGCQTEMTGEFGSQDLSPLVDKERLTWQYEESKKRVSSIQHQLAALDSESWCGRAEVDRDSLQLLREKEALLQEITLLGQQQQQQQEQQQPQYPSPEVFLQREEERRRLEEEVQRGRLLQSQGANQRILQQEKRNVLLRQLEEATRISTYLHSQLKSLSASNLTMSSSSSRGSLASSRGSLASSRGSLSSISFTDIYGLPQYERPADISLDPSSTTDPHLRYLLPLEATGRDCSSAALTTASGLGMGMGMGVGVGVGMGMGVGCGYGSDLLQGLGCKAKRSLDTAPQSLASLSSRSSLSSLSPPSSPMDTPYHSAPQDCPLAHMTEEYMELASRGILESLRLGHSQSQSQGQSLQQQQHQVLPMMPMAGTGEVEVGGVGGGAGGVGVGVGSVAAHLLEVKAGQRDGAGAQAVFPPTGVTLRSNSSNRSSRRARRASAGVSEEALATDSGVFEAWSRSRSEESEEILFGRESVTTTEVPQIQLGLRYDASSQCLVLHVLQMRNLHKAAVKEGYRVQVKVHVVPVDPSRPCPYYCSRVQEPRSPLSFNEGFQVPLPSEGLALHSLHVSVCAIGMQAQEELLGSARVALADCENSTEMAVAWHRIQLTGTKEAQRASDTISQNRRTGHSVEEEEEEEAVEEEGGGQRSEAQSRPKVSGSSLVGRPSTQLEEVERELELSEEELERKEEQGEAVSERSWQAESVDSGCSNSTAFVAPCVEGLCAEGICMAARGLIVRVDKSTNTEAVFPEPMRVRPKERGGRWGHASPFMRGSSIVRSQTFSPGARSQYVCRLYRSDSDSSTLPKKSPFIRNTLQRRTLRYKQQQQSYCGSLAEPPSRTSLDLELDLQACRTRQRQLSEELTTLRELKLRLEEAPPQARDAQMPAHAHEPPLWALRDERFKCLLREAHRQAKQSRQEQRQEEAADRRLRKASKEVLQLRGQSHKEPLPVQTFREKMAFFTRPRFNIPPLPADDV; encoded by the exons gataACCAAACCCCTGACCTTTGCGGACTGCGTGGGAGACGAACTTCCCCTCGGCTGGGAGGTGGTGCTGGATCAGCAGGTGGGAGTCTACTACATCGACCACATCAaca AGACCACCCAGATCGAGAACCCGCGTACGCAATGGCGGGGGGAGCAGGAGCGCATGCTGAAGGAGTACCTGGTGGTGGCGCAGGAGGCGCTGAGCGCCAAGAAGGAGATGTACCTGGTCAAGCAGCAGCGGCTGGAGCTGGCCCAGCAGGAGATGATGTTGCTGCACCAGCTCGCGCAGGACGACACGCGCTCCCTCACCAGCT CACATTCGGGTTCCTCTTCAAATGCAAAATACGACCCTGACCAAATCAAAGCGGAAGTGGCCTGTAGGAGGGAGCGG CTGTCGCGGCTTAAGCAGGAGCTGGCCCAGGTGAAGCAGGAGCTGCACTACAaggagatgggagtggagacactgcagga GATTGACCGGAAGATGTCCAGCAGTCAGACCAGCTACAAGCTGGACGAGGCCCAGGCCATCTTCAACGAGCTCCGCACCATCAAGAAGGCCATCAGctcaggagagaaggagaggcaggacCTCATCCAG AGCCTTGCAAAGCTGACCGCCAACTTCCACAGCAGCTTGTCTATTGGTGACTCCATAAATGAGGTGGCCAACAACAACACTACCCTGGGTGACTCCTGCCACCTGCAGCAGTACTGTGACACTGGCTGTCAGACAGAGATGACTGGAGAG TTTGGCTCTCAAGACCTATCTCCATTAGTGGACAAAGAGAGACTTACTTGGCAGTATGAAGAATCGAAGAAAAG ggtgTCCAGTATCCAGCACCAGCTGGCGGCGCTGGACAGTGAGAGCTGGTGTGGCCGTGCGGAGGTGGACCGGGACAGCCTGCAGCTGCTGAGGGAGAAGGAGGCCCTGCTGCAGGAGATCACCCTGctgggacagcagcagcagcagcagcag gagcagcagcagccgcagtaCCCATCTCCGGAGGTCTTCCTGCAGCGTGAGGAGGAACGTCGCCgattggaggaggaggtgcagagggGCCGCCTCCTGCAGAgccagggagccaatcagag gatcctgcagcaggagaagaggaatgTGCTGCTGAGACAGCTGGAGGAGGCCACCCGCATCAGCACCTACCTCCACTCACAGCTCAagag CCTGTCGGCCAGCAACCTGACCATGTCGTCCAGCAGCAGTCGTGGTTCTCTGGCCTCCAGTCGGGGCTCGCTGGCCTCCAGCCGTGGCTCTCTGAGCTCCATCAGCTTCACAGACATCTACGGCCTGCCCCAGTACGAGCGGCCCGCCGACATCTCCCTCGACCCCTCCTCTACCACGGACCCCCACCTGCGCTACCTGCTGCCCCTGGAGGCCACTGGGCGTGACTGCAGCAGTGCTGCCCTCACCACCGCCTCTggcctggggatggggatggggatgggtgtgGGCGTGGGTGTTGGCATGGGTATGGGGGTCGGTTGTGGTTACGGCTCGGACCTGCTCCAAGGCCTGGGCTGCAAGGCCAAGCGCTCGCTGGACACGGCGCCGCAGTCGCTGGCATCGCTGTCGTcacgctcctctctctcctcgctctcgcCACCCAGCTCTCCCATGGACACGCCCTACCACTCGGCGCCACAGGACTGCCCGCTGGCCCACATGACGGAGGAGTACATGGAGCTGGCCAGCCGGGGGATCCTGGAGAGCCTCCGCCTCGGCcatagtcagagtcagagtcaaggTCAgagtctgcagcagcagcagcaccaggtcTTGCCCATGATGCCCATGGCGGGCACGGgtgaggtggaggtgggtggtgtgggcggtggtgctggtggtgtcgGAGTGGGTGTTGGATCAGTGGCGGCTCACCTGCTGGAGGTCAAGGCAGGCCAGCGAGATGGAGCAGGAGCCCAGGCTGTGTTTCCTCCAACAG GAGTGACTCTACGGAGCAACAGCAGTAACAGGAGCAGTCGGAGGGCCAGGAGGGCCTCAGCAGGGGTGTCTGAGGAGGCTCTGGCCACTGACAGCGGCGTCTTCGAGGCCTGGAGTAGGAG CAGATCGGAAGAGTCGGAAGAAATTCTTTTTGGAAGAGAGTCTGTTACCACCACTGAAGTACCTCAGATACAGTTGGGACTTCG CTATGACGCCAGCTCTCAGTGCCTCGTGCTGCATGTCCTTCAGATGAGGAACTTACACAAAGCTGCAGTAAAGGAGGGCTACCgagt tcaggTGAAGGTGCATGTGGTTCCCGTGGATCCCAGCAGGCCGTGTCCCTACTACTGCTCTCGTGTGCAGGAGCCGCGCTCTCCGCTCAGCTTCAACGAGGGCTTCCAGGTGCCGCTGCCTTCAGAGGGCCTGGCCCTGCACAGCCTGCACGTCAGTGTCTGCGCAATCGGCATGCAGGCACAGGAGGAGCTGCTG GGATCAGCTCGGGTGGCCCTGGCGGACTGTGAGAACTCCACAGAGATGGCCGTGGCCTGGCACAGGATCCAGCTGACCGGCACCAAGGAGGCCCAGCGGGCCAGCGACACCATCAGCCAAAACCGACGGACTGGCCACAgcgttgaggaggaggaagaggaggaggccgtggaggaagagggagggggacaGCGTTCAGAAGCGCAATCCAGGCCTAAG GTGTCGGGCTCATCTCTAGTGGGCCGCCCCTCCACCcagctggaggaggtggagagggagctgGAGCTGagcgaggaggagctggagaggaaggaggagcagggggaggctgTGTCCGAGAG GAGTTGGCAGGCTGAGTCTGTGGACAGTGGCTGCAGCAACAGCACAGCTTTCGTGGCCCCCTGTGTGGAGGGCCTGTGTGCAGAGGGCATCTGCATGGCTGCCCGAGGCCTCATCGTCAGG GTGGATAAGTCGACCAACACGGAGGCGGTGTTCCCTGAGCCAATGAGAGTGCGTCCTAAGGAGCGTGGGGGCCGCTGGGGTCACGCCTCGCCCTTCATGAGGGGCAGCTCCATCGTGCGCTCTCAGACCTTCTCACCCGGGGCACGCAGCCAGTATGTCTGcagg TTATACCGAAGTGACAGTGACAGCTCAACACTACCAAAGAAGTCCCCGTTCATCAGAAACACTCTGCAGAGACGCACGCTGCGCTACAAACAG cagcagcagtcgtatTGTGGGTCCCTGGCGGAGCCCCCCTCCCGCACCTCGCTGGACCTGGAGCTGGACCTCCAGGCGTGCCGCACGCGCCAGCGGCAGCTGAGCGAGGAGCTGACCACGCTGCGGGAGCTGAAGCTGCGGCTGGAGGAGGCGCCGCCCCAGGCCAGAGACGCCCAgatgcccgcacacgcacacgagcccCCGCTCTGGGCACTGAGGGACGAGCGGTTCAAGTGCCTGCTGCGCGAGGCCCACCGACAg
- the wwc3 gene encoding protein WWC3 isoform X2: protein MPWVSSNKRRESSELPLPAGWEEARDYDGRVFYIDHNTRQTSWIDPRDRITKPLTFADCVGDELPLGWEVVLDQQVGVYYIDHINKTTQIENPRTQWRGEQERMLKEYLVVAQEALSAKKEMYLVKQQRLELAQQEMMLLHQLAQDDTRSLTSSHSGSSSNAKYDPDQIKAEVACRRERLSRLKQELAQVKQELHYKEMGVETLQEIDRKMSSSQTSYKLDEAQAIFNELRTIKKAISSGEKERQDLIQSLAKLTANFHSSLSIGDSINEVANNNTTLGDSCHLQQYCDTGCQTEMTGEFGSQDLSPLVDKERLTWQYEESKKRVSSIQHQLAALDSESWCGRAEVDRDSLQLLREKEALLQEITLLGQQQQQQQEQQQPQYPSPEVFLQREEERRRLEEEVQRGRLLQSQGANQRILQQEKRNVLLRQLEEATRISTYLHSQLKSLSASNLTMSSSSSRGSLASSRGSLASSRGSLSSISFTDIYGLPQYERPADISLDPSSTTDPHLRYLLPLEATGRDCSSAALTTASGLGMGMGMGVGVGVGMGMGVGCGYGSDLLQGLGCKAKRSLDTAPQSLASLSSRSSLSSLSPPSSPMDTPYHSAPQDCPLAHMTEEYMELASRGILESLRLGHSQSQSQGQSLQQQQHQVLPMMPMAGTGEVEVGGVGGGAGGVGVGVGSVAAHLLEVKAGQRDGAGAQAVFPPTGVTLRSNSSNRSSRRARRASAGVSEEALATDSGVFEAWSRRSEESEEILFGRESVTTTEVPQIQLGLRYDASSQCLVLHVLQMRNLHKAAVKEGYRVQVKVHVVPVDPSRPCPYYCSRVQEPRSPLSFNEGFQVPLPSEGLALHSLHVSVCAIGMQAQEELLGSARVALADCENSTEMAVAWHRIQLTGTKEAQRASDTISQNRRTGHSVEEEEEEEAVEEEGGGQRSEAQSRPKVSGSSLVGRPSTQLEEVERELELSEEELERKEEQGEAVSERSWQAESVDSGCSNSTAFVAPCVEGLCAEGICMAARGLIVRVDKSTNTEAVFPEPMRVRPKERGGRWGHASPFMRGSSIVRSQTFSPGARSQYVCRLYRSDSDSSTLPKKSPFIRNTLQRRTLRYKQQQQSYCGSLAEPPSRTSLDLELDLQACRTRQRQLSEELTTLRELKLRLEEAPPQARDAQMPAHAHEPPLWALRDERFKCLLREAHRQAKQSRQEQRQEEAADRRLRKASKEVLQLRGQSHKEPLPVQTFREKMAFFTRPRFNIPPLPADDV, encoded by the exons gataACCAAACCCCTGACCTTTGCGGACTGCGTGGGAGACGAACTTCCCCTCGGCTGGGAGGTGGTGCTGGATCAGCAGGTGGGAGTCTACTACATCGACCACATCAaca AGACCACCCAGATCGAGAACCCGCGTACGCAATGGCGGGGGGAGCAGGAGCGCATGCTGAAGGAGTACCTGGTGGTGGCGCAGGAGGCGCTGAGCGCCAAGAAGGAGATGTACCTGGTCAAGCAGCAGCGGCTGGAGCTGGCCCAGCAGGAGATGATGTTGCTGCACCAGCTCGCGCAGGACGACACGCGCTCCCTCACCAGCT CACATTCGGGTTCCTCTTCAAATGCAAAATACGACCCTGACCAAATCAAAGCGGAAGTGGCCTGTAGGAGGGAGCGG CTGTCGCGGCTTAAGCAGGAGCTGGCCCAGGTGAAGCAGGAGCTGCACTACAaggagatgggagtggagacactgcagga GATTGACCGGAAGATGTCCAGCAGTCAGACCAGCTACAAGCTGGACGAGGCCCAGGCCATCTTCAACGAGCTCCGCACCATCAAGAAGGCCATCAGctcaggagagaaggagaggcaggacCTCATCCAG AGCCTTGCAAAGCTGACCGCCAACTTCCACAGCAGCTTGTCTATTGGTGACTCCATAAATGAGGTGGCCAACAACAACACTACCCTGGGTGACTCCTGCCACCTGCAGCAGTACTGTGACACTGGCTGTCAGACAGAGATGACTGGAGAG TTTGGCTCTCAAGACCTATCTCCATTAGTGGACAAAGAGAGACTTACTTGGCAGTATGAAGAATCGAAGAAAAG ggtgTCCAGTATCCAGCACCAGCTGGCGGCGCTGGACAGTGAGAGCTGGTGTGGCCGTGCGGAGGTGGACCGGGACAGCCTGCAGCTGCTGAGGGAGAAGGAGGCCCTGCTGCAGGAGATCACCCTGctgggacagcagcagcagcagcagcag gagcagcagcagccgcagtaCCCATCTCCGGAGGTCTTCCTGCAGCGTGAGGAGGAACGTCGCCgattggaggaggaggtgcagagggGCCGCCTCCTGCAGAgccagggagccaatcagag gatcctgcagcaggagaagaggaatgTGCTGCTGAGACAGCTGGAGGAGGCCACCCGCATCAGCACCTACCTCCACTCACAGCTCAagag CCTGTCGGCCAGCAACCTGACCATGTCGTCCAGCAGCAGTCGTGGTTCTCTGGCCTCCAGTCGGGGCTCGCTGGCCTCCAGCCGTGGCTCTCTGAGCTCCATCAGCTTCACAGACATCTACGGCCTGCCCCAGTACGAGCGGCCCGCCGACATCTCCCTCGACCCCTCCTCTACCACGGACCCCCACCTGCGCTACCTGCTGCCCCTGGAGGCCACTGGGCGTGACTGCAGCAGTGCTGCCCTCACCACCGCCTCTggcctggggatggggatggggatgggtgtgGGCGTGGGTGTTGGCATGGGTATGGGGGTCGGTTGTGGTTACGGCTCGGACCTGCTCCAAGGCCTGGGCTGCAAGGCCAAGCGCTCGCTGGACACGGCGCCGCAGTCGCTGGCATCGCTGTCGTcacgctcctctctctcctcgctctcgcCACCCAGCTCTCCCATGGACACGCCCTACCACTCGGCGCCACAGGACTGCCCGCTGGCCCACATGACGGAGGAGTACATGGAGCTGGCCAGCCGGGGGATCCTGGAGAGCCTCCGCCTCGGCcatagtcagagtcagagtcaaggTCAgagtctgcagcagcagcagcaccaggtcTTGCCCATGATGCCCATGGCGGGCACGGgtgaggtggaggtgggtggtgtgggcggtggtgctggtggtgtcgGAGTGGGTGTTGGATCAGTGGCGGCTCACCTGCTGGAGGTCAAGGCAGGCCAGCGAGATGGAGCAGGAGCCCAGGCTGTGTTTCCTCCAACAG GAGTGACTCTACGGAGCAACAGCAGTAACAGGAGCAGTCGGAGGGCCAGGAGGGCCTCAGCAGGGGTGTCTGAGGAGGCTCTGGCCACTGACAGCGGCGTCTTCGAGGCCTGGAGTAGGAG ATCGGAAGAGTCGGAAGAAATTCTTTTTGGAAGAGAGTCTGTTACCACCACTGAAGTACCTCAGATACAGTTGGGACTTCG CTATGACGCCAGCTCTCAGTGCCTCGTGCTGCATGTCCTTCAGATGAGGAACTTACACAAAGCTGCAGTAAAGGAGGGCTACCgagt tcaggTGAAGGTGCATGTGGTTCCCGTGGATCCCAGCAGGCCGTGTCCCTACTACTGCTCTCGTGTGCAGGAGCCGCGCTCTCCGCTCAGCTTCAACGAGGGCTTCCAGGTGCCGCTGCCTTCAGAGGGCCTGGCCCTGCACAGCCTGCACGTCAGTGTCTGCGCAATCGGCATGCAGGCACAGGAGGAGCTGCTG GGATCAGCTCGGGTGGCCCTGGCGGACTGTGAGAACTCCACAGAGATGGCCGTGGCCTGGCACAGGATCCAGCTGACCGGCACCAAGGAGGCCCAGCGGGCCAGCGACACCATCAGCCAAAACCGACGGACTGGCCACAgcgttgaggaggaggaagaggaggaggccgtggaggaagagggagggggacaGCGTTCAGAAGCGCAATCCAGGCCTAAG GTGTCGGGCTCATCTCTAGTGGGCCGCCCCTCCACCcagctggaggaggtggagagggagctgGAGCTGagcgaggaggagctggagaggaaggaggagcagggggaggctgTGTCCGAGAG GAGTTGGCAGGCTGAGTCTGTGGACAGTGGCTGCAGCAACAGCACAGCTTTCGTGGCCCCCTGTGTGGAGGGCCTGTGTGCAGAGGGCATCTGCATGGCTGCCCGAGGCCTCATCGTCAGG GTGGATAAGTCGACCAACACGGAGGCGGTGTTCCCTGAGCCAATGAGAGTGCGTCCTAAGGAGCGTGGGGGCCGCTGGGGTCACGCCTCGCCCTTCATGAGGGGCAGCTCCATCGTGCGCTCTCAGACCTTCTCACCCGGGGCACGCAGCCAGTATGTCTGcagg TTATACCGAAGTGACAGTGACAGCTCAACACTACCAAAGAAGTCCCCGTTCATCAGAAACACTCTGCAGAGACGCACGCTGCGCTACAAACAG cagcagcagtcgtatTGTGGGTCCCTGGCGGAGCCCCCCTCCCGCACCTCGCTGGACCTGGAGCTGGACCTCCAGGCGTGCCGCACGCGCCAGCGGCAGCTGAGCGAGGAGCTGACCACGCTGCGGGAGCTGAAGCTGCGGCTGGAGGAGGCGCCGCCCCAGGCCAGAGACGCCCAgatgcccgcacacgcacacgagcccCCGCTCTGGGCACTGAGGGACGAGCGGTTCAAGTGCCTGCTGCGCGAGGCCCACCGACAg